Below is a window of Leisingera sp. S132 DNA.
ACGTTGCGCTGATCTTCCAGCCCGCGGAGGAAGCGATCGGCGGCGCACGCATCATGGTCGAAGAGGGTATCATGGAGCGTTTCGGCATTGGCGAGGTCTATGCGCTGCACAATGCGCCCGGCCTGCCGGAGGGTCATTTTCTGACAACACCGGGCGCACTGATGGCCGCGGTGGATACTTTCCATATCCATATACAGGGCAAGGGCGGCCATGGCGCAATGCCGCATGAAACCCGCGACCCGGTGATGGCGGCCTGCGGCATGGCGCAGGCGATCCAGACCATCGTCAGCCGCAACCATCACACGCTGGAGGATCTGGTGGTTTCGGTCACCCAGATCCACACCGGTACCGTCGACAACGTGATTCCCGATACCGCCTATATCAACGGTACCGTGCGCACGTTTAACCCCGACGTGCAGAAGATGGTGATGCGCCGGATGAAGGAGATCGTTGCCGGTCAGGCGGCGAGTTACGGCGTTGAGGCGGAACTGGATTATGAGATCGGCTATCCGGCCACGTTCAACGATGCCGAAAAGACCACCTTTGCGGTGGAAGTCGCCAAGGAGATTTCCGGCGATGCCAATGTAGAGGCTGACGGCGGACGCGAGATGGGGGCAGAGGATTTCGCCTATATGCTGCAGGCACGGCCCGGCTCTTACCTCTTCCTGGGGCAGGGCGACAGCGCCGGGCTGCATCATCCGAAGTATGACTTCAACGACGCGATTGCGCCGGTGGGGGCGTCCTTCTTTGCCCGGCTGGTGGAGCGTGCGCAACCGCTGAACGGCTAGTGGCGCTGAGTGATGACAATGACCTGCTGGTCCTGTATTTGATCAAAAGGTCAGGATAAGAACCGGGACACTCCGCCATGGCATTGGAAGACGCAAAACGCATCGTCGATCACGCCTTCACCCGTGAGGATTTGAAGGGGCTGAGCCCGGAAATCACCTTTGGCGGAGCGACATCCTTTTTGCGCCGGAAATACACCAAGGACCTGACGGGCGTGGACATCGCGGTGACTGGCGTGCCGTTTGACCAGGCCGTCACCAACCGTTCCGGCACCCGGCTGGGGCCGCGGGCCATCCGGGAGGCATCGTCCATGCAGGCGCCGGATGAGCCCTACGGCTGGCCGTACAAACCGCTCAGCACCCTGGCGATTGCAGATTACGGCGACCTGGCCTTTGATCATGCCAATGTGCCCGAGTTTCCCGCAGCGCTGACAGAGCATATCCGCGGCATTCTGGCGGCGGATGCGGCCTCCGTCGTGCTGGGCGGGGATCACTACATCAGCTTTCCGATCCTGAAAGCCTATGCGGAGAAATACGGCTCGATTTCGCTTCTGCAGTTCGATGCCCATACGGACACTTGGGCGGATGACAACATGGACCGGGTGGACCACGGCACCATGTTCTACAAGGCGGTGAAGACAGGGATCGTCGATCCGGCCACGTCCGTGCAGGTGGGGATCCGCACCACCAATGACGACACGCTGGGGGTCAATATCATCGACGCGCCCACCGTTCACGAGATCGGACCGGTGGAAACCGCGCAGCGGATCAAGGACATCCTCGGGGACCGGCCGGTTTATCTGACCTTTGATATCGACTGTCTTGACCCGGCCTTTGCGCCCGGCACCGGCACGCCGGTCTGGGGCGGGCTGAGTTCGGCCCAGGCCTCGCGCATCCTGCGGGAGATTGCCGGCATCAATATCAAGGGCGGCGACGTGGTGGAGGTCTCTCCGCCCTTTGACACAACCGGTGCAACTGCTATTGCCGGAGCACACGCAGCGACGGAAATTATCTGCCTTCTTGGCTGGAACATGAGAGACAATGACTGACTTCAATCAGCCGATCAGCGGCAATGACCTGGCGCGGTTTTCCGGGCCGAACACCTTTATGCGGCTGCCGCAGGCGACTTCGCTGGGCGGTTTGGATGTGGCTGTGCTGGGAGTTCCGATGGATATTGGCACCTCCTGGCGGTCAGGCACGCGGTTCGGGCCCAAGCAGATCCGCTCGGAAAGCGCGATGCTGCGGCCCTACAACATGGCGACGGGCGCGGCGCCCTTTGACAGTCTGAACATTGCCGACATTGGCGATCTGGCGATCAACACGTTTTCGCTGCCGGAATCGCTGCGGATAATCGAAGACAGCTATGATGCGATCCTGTCCGGCGGGGTGGTCCCGGTGGCGATGGGTGGAGATCATTCCATCACCCTGCCGATCCTGCGCGCCATTGCCAAGAAATACGGCCCCGTCGCGCTGGTGCATGTGGATGCCCATGCGGATGTGAACGACGAGATGTTCGGCGAGCGCGAAACCCACGGCACCGTGTTCCGCCGCGCCTATGAGGAAGGGCTGATCGTCCCGGACAAGACCTATCAGATCGGCATCCGCGGCACCGGTTATGCCGCCACCGATTTCTCCGAGGCGCAGGGCTGGGGGTTCCAGCACTTCCCGGCGCAGGAGCTGTGGAACCGATCGCTGCACCAGATGGGTGCGGAAATTCGCCGCGATATCGGCAATAGGCCGGTCTATGTCTCCTATGATATCGATAGTCTTGACCCGGCCTATGCGCCGGGCACCGGCACGCCGGAAATCGGCGGGCTGACAACGCCGCAGGCGCTGGAGCTGATCCGGTCCCTGAAGGGGGTCAACATCGTGGGCTGCGACCTTGTGGAGGTGTCGCCGCCTTATGACCCCTCGGGCAACACTGCCCTGGTGGGCGCCAACCTGCTCTATGAGCTGTTGTGCGTGCTGCCGGGCGTGGCAACGAGATAAGCGGTCCGGCCTCACACAGAAGGCCGGGGGAGGACCGCGTGTGAGGAGGAGGCAAGGGGTGACCTTGAAACCGCGTTGAGGCGGCTGATGCTGCTGGGCTGGCTGCTGCTGGCCGCGATAGTTGCCGGGCTGGGATTCATCCGGCTGGCGCCGAGCGACCCGCTGGACTGGAACACCCAGCCGGAGCTGAGCGAGGACAAGGAGTTCCGCGGCGGCGTGTTCCGGGTGATCCGGACCGGGCCGGACGGGCTGGAGCGGTTCCACCGCATCGCCAGCCATGCGCCGCGCACTAGCGTGCTGGCGGGCGGCCCGGACGACGGCATGGTGACCTATATCACCCGCACCCAGGTGCTGGGCTTTCCCGACTATACCACCGCAGCGCAGGACGGCGATCTGCTGAAGGTTTATGCCCGCCTGCGGTTCGGGCGGTCCGATCTGGGTGCCAACCGGGAGCGGATCAACACCTGGCTCGCCGAGATGGAGGATGCGCCGCAGGCCGCTACCGCTGGCGAGTAATGCTGGGCTCCCGCCTGTTTGCGGGCTTTTCGAAAAAGCGCCTCACAGTTGGGCCGGGCGCCGCGCTGCCGCGCGGCGCAGGCTCACCGGCTGGCAGCCGATGAGCCATTGGTTTGCTGAGAAGCACTTCTGGGGCAGGGGTGTCTCTGAAGTCGCGTTGTCGATTGTGTTAAGTCATGCCGCATCAAGGGCAAGCCGCGCCCGCGCGCGGTGGCTGCGCCACCCTTGACCCGGTTCTGCGATTGTTGATTGTGGTTTGCAGAGCCTTGTTCAAAAAAGTTTTTTAGGCGCTGAGCAATCAGTGCGGACTATAAAATGGAGAGCATTTCATGACCCATGGATACACGAAGCCTGTGCTGTCGCTTGCTTGTTGCGCGCTGTTTGCTGCCTGCGGTGGAGTGCCTGCCAGCAATGAGCTGCAATTCGACAACGACGGGAATGGCCGTTTCAGCGGTAGTGCGGGTTCAGGCTGGACGGTACAGGATATCAACACCTATGCCGCCGGTCAGATATGCGGCGGCGGTCCTGTTACAGGCTTCAATGTCAGAGTGT
It encodes the following:
- a CDS encoding M20 aminoacylase family protein, which produces MPVVNRIADYAEEMKAWRRHLHQIPELALDLPKTAAFVAERLRDFGVDELHEGIAQTGMVAIINGQGDGPTIGLRADMDALPIPEETGAEYASGHAGNMHACGHDGHTAMLLGAAKYLAETRNFKGHVALIFQPAEEAIGGARIMVEEGIMERFGIGEVYALHNAPGLPEGHFLTTPGALMAAVDTFHIHIQGKGGHGAMPHETRDPVMAACGMAQAIQTIVSRNHHTLEDLVVSVTQIHTGTVDNVIPDTAYINGTVRTFNPDVQKMVMRRMKEIVAGQAASYGVEAELDYEIGYPATFNDAEKTTFAVEVAKEISGDANVEADGGREMGAEDFAYMLQARPGSYLFLGQGDSAGLHHPKYDFNDAIAPVGASFFARLVERAQPLNG
- the speB gene encoding agmatinase, yielding MALEDAKRIVDHAFTREDLKGLSPEITFGGATSFLRRKYTKDLTGVDIAVTGVPFDQAVTNRSGTRLGPRAIREASSMQAPDEPYGWPYKPLSTLAIADYGDLAFDHANVPEFPAALTEHIRGILAADAASVVLGGDHYISFPILKAYAEKYGSISLLQFDAHTDTWADDNMDRVDHGTMFYKAVKTGIVDPATSVQVGIRTTNDDTLGVNIIDAPTVHEIGPVETAQRIKDILGDRPVYLTFDIDCLDPAFAPGTGTPVWGGLSSAQASRILREIAGINIKGGDVVEVSPPFDTTGATAIAGAHAATEIICLLGWNMRDND
- the speB gene encoding agmatinase, which gives rise to MTDFNQPISGNDLARFSGPNTFMRLPQATSLGGLDVAVLGVPMDIGTSWRSGTRFGPKQIRSESAMLRPYNMATGAAPFDSLNIADIGDLAINTFSLPESLRIIEDSYDAILSGGVVPVAMGGDHSITLPILRAIAKKYGPVALVHVDAHADVNDEMFGERETHGTVFRRAYEEGLIVPDKTYQIGIRGTGYAATDFSEAQGWGFQHFPAQELWNRSLHQMGAEIRRDIGNRPVYVSYDIDSLDPAYAPGTGTPEIGGLTTPQALELIRSLKGVNIVGCDLVEVSPPYDPSGNTALVGANLLYELLCVLPGVATR
- a CDS encoding DUF1499 domain-containing protein, giving the protein MLLGWLLLAAIVAGLGFIRLAPSDPLDWNTQPELSEDKEFRGGVFRVIRTGPDGLERFHRIASHAPRTSVLAGGPDDGMVTYITRTQVLGFPDYTTAAQDGDLLKVYARLRFGRSDLGANRERINTWLAEMEDAPQAATAGE